The Pigmentiphaga aceris DNA segment TCGACCATGCGCACATGCACCTGTCCATTGACGCCGGTCTGCACCGAATCTGTCTGATGGACGGCATTGCCTCTCTTCAAGGGCGTGCTACTGCCATCGGCCTGGATCAGGGACGCATCGCCCAAGGCGAAGGTGACAGTGCCGACCACACTGGCGTCGGGCGTGGATGCGTGCGCAGACACCGCCATGGCTACGCAAGCAACAGCCATCATGGCGTTATGCGGAAAAAGCTTCATGGCGGGTTCCTTCAAACGGGTGGTATTTCGGGACTAGCCGGAAATGGTATCGGAAAGCAAGCAGCAAATGGTTGTGCAGGTGTCGCACATCCATAAGGCCGATCGACCTGCCCTGCCCCGCTGCCGTTCGGTCAGAAACCGTAGCGGATGCCGGCCCAGATGACGCGGCCGCTCTGGTCGAAAAGCCTGATGTTCGAGCTTTGCTTCAGGCGTTCGATGCTGACGAAACCATCTACCGGACCGACGAGCGGGAATTGCAGCTGCAATCTTGCCTGGGTACGGGTGGTGCGGCGGACAGCGTTGTCTGCCAGGATGGCGCTGTAAAGATTGTTGTCATGCGTCTGCGCCACCGCAAACAAGCCTTCCAGCACCACGCGCGGGCGCAATTCGGCGGCAACGACGGTGGTCATTTCATAACGACGGGCGTCGCCTCCGGGACGGGCGTGAACCGCCGTGTCCTGCCCGTGGCGCAGCAGTACAGCGGCCTGCACCGGCGTGTTGCCGATGAGGCCCACGCATCCACCACCCCCTTGCAGCCAGATAATGCGGGCGTCCAGGTTGCTGACGCTGGCGTAATGGCGCTGTTCCAATTCCCCGCCCAGCCCTGCTCGGCAAGTGCCGTACTGACGCTCCCAGCCCAATGCGGCGCGGGCACCGTAAAGCAGGTCCTGGCCACCCAGGCGGATCTGCTGCATGGTCAGACGCTGGCTGATGCTGCCGTAATCGGTGTCTTGAATCAGGCTGCCGCCCACCAGCAGGTCGCGCGTGTTGTAGTCGCTCAGGTCACGGTTGCTGCGCTGGGTCAGCGCCAGCAGCACTTCGCCTCGCCGGTCGCCCCGGTCGTTGAAAGCGTGGCCGTAGCGCAGCAAGGCTGAACTTTGGAAGGCGGTGTCGCTGCGTGCACGTTCTTCGTCTGCAATCGGAATGTCGACGATCACGCCCGCCCCTGCCAATAAAGGCAGGCTGGTCAGGGTGATGCCGTTGTTGGCATTGGTGTCGCGGCCAACTTGCGTGCGCAGTTCGCCATGCCAGCCGGTAGACGCTGGGACCACCGCCGCCAGCGCGGGCGCGATGGTCTGACGGCGCAGGCTGGCGATCCGCGCCATCAAGGGAGCAGGCGGGCTGAATTCCTGGATGACGTAATCGAACAGCGACTGTGCCGTGACATCGTCGCCACTGAGACGCGTGACAACGGCAAGATCCAGCCAGGCACCCGCGAAGTCGGGTTGGATCATGACGGCGCGCTCGTAGGCAGATGCAGCCAATTCATAATCACCCGCTTCTTGAGCGACAGTGCCCAGCAGGTACAAAGTATCGGGATCGTTGCTGGCGGCCAGTGGCGCGGCCGCCAGAGCGGCGTCCTTGAAACGCCGTTTGGCACGTAAGGACTGGATGGTGTCGAACTGATCGCGGGTCAGTATCGGGCCGGCTTCGGGCGGCGTGTATACGAAACGCTGGGGAGACGCGGAAGAAACCCAGGGTGCGGCCTGGCCGTCGGAAATCACGGGTGCGGCATCAGCATGGGAAACCGACGGGCCATGACTGGCTTCCTGCCCATGAACGACACCGGCCATCATGCAC contains these protein-coding regions:
- a CDS encoding tetratricopeptide repeat protein, encoding MRQTRFAAPFRFALSACAFAVCMMAGVVHGQEASHGPSVSHADAAPVISDGQAAPWVSSASPQRFVYTPPEAGPILTRDQFDTIQSLRAKRRFKDAALAAAPLAASNDPDTLYLLGTVAQEAGDYELAASAYERAVMIQPDFAGAWLDLAVVTRLSGDDVTAQSLFDYVIQEFSPPAPLMARIASLRRQTIAPALAAVVPASTGWHGELRTQVGRDTNANNGITLTSLPLLAGAGVIVDIPIADEERARSDTAFQSSALLRYGHAFNDRGDRRGEVLLALTQRSNRDLSDYNTRDLLVGGSLIQDTDYGSISQRLTMQQIRLGGQDLLYGARAALGWERQYGTCRAGLGGELEQRHYASVSNLDARIIWLQGGGGCVGLIGNTPVQAAVLLRHGQDTAVHARPGGDARRYEMTTVVAAELRPRVVLEGLFAVAQTHDNNLYSAILADNAVRRTTRTQARLQLQFPLVGPVDGFVSIERLKQSSNIRLFDQSGRVIWAGIRYGF